TCAAGGCCCACGGTGACTTGCACGACTTCATGCAGTGGCAGGGCCCGATTCTCACGGATTCTGGCGGTTTCCAGGTATTTAGTCTGGGCAAGATGCGCAAAATCAGTGAGGAGGGTGTCTCCTTTAAATCCCCGGTAGACGGCAGCCCGGTGTTTGTCGGGCCGGAAGAGTCCATGCAGGTACAGAAAGACCTGGGCTCGGATGTGGTGATGATTTTTGACGAATGCACGCCCTATCCCGCAACACCGGACGAGGCGCGCAAATCCATGGAGCTGTCACTGCGCTGGGCCAAGCGCTCCAAGGATGCGCATGGTGACAGTCCATCGGCCCTGTTCGGTATCGTGCAGGGGGGCATGTACCCGGAGCTGCGGGATGTCTCCCTCGCCGGGCTGACGGACATCGGCTTTGACGGGTATGCCATTGGCGGGCTGTCTGTGGGGGAGCCCAAGGACGAGATGATCAAGGTTCTGGACCATCTTGCGTACAAGATGCCCGAGGACAAGCCTCGCTACCTGATGGGGGTTGGCAAGCCCGAGGATCTGGTCGAGGGCGTACGCCGTGGCGTGGACATGTTCGACTGTGTCATGCCCACCCGGAACGCGCGTAACGGCCACCTGTTTACCTTCGCCGGGGTGGTGAAGATCCGCAATGCCAAGCATCGCTACGATACGGGTCCTCTGGAGGAGGGGTGCGATTGTTACACCTGTGAAAATTTTTCCCGCAGTTACCTGCACCACCTGGATAAATGCGGCGAAATCCTTGGTTCTCAGCTCAACACCATTCACAACCTGCGCCACTACCAGCGGCTGATGCTGCAGCTGCGTGAGGCAATCGCCGAAGGCAGGCTGGAAGCGTATGTGGCTTCCTTCTATGAAGGATTGGGGCGAGAGGTGCCTGCACTAGGCTAAGCCGTGTCAGTGCTGATTTGTGCCACCTGCCTATCCCCGTATAATCAGCCCCCAACTTGGATACGTGCGCTGGCTGGCTTGTAATCATCAGGCGCCGGCCGCATATCGTCAGTTATCGAAAAAAATGTGCCCGTGGAGCGGGCCACTCCAACAATGAGAACCGCATGAACCGCTTCCCCCTCTGGAAATATCTCCTGATTCTGATCATTACCGGGTTGGGGCTGTTGTACGCAGCGCCGAACCTGTACCGCCCGGACCCTGCCGTGCAGGTATCCGGTCAATCCACCGTGTTGAAGATTGATCAAAATGTGCTCGCCGAAGTCCAGAAGGCACTGGACGAGGCAGGAATCGGCTATTTTGGCGGCGAGGTGCAGGACAAGTCGGTACTGATCCGTCTCAAGTCCATCGAGGAGCAGCTCCCGGCGAAGCGCGCAATTCAGGAATTCCTGGGTCACGGTGAGTATGTTGTGGCGCTGAACCTGGCGCCCACGACCCCTGAGTGGTTGCAAAACCTGGGCGCCAGCCCGATGAAGCTCGGTCTTGACCTGGCGGGCGGTGTGCACTTCCTGATGGAGGTGGATACCAATTCTATTGTGAAGACCAATATGGAAGGCTACGTCGCCGACGTGAAGTCCAAGCTGCGTGCAGCCAAGGCGCGCTACCGCAGTGTGGACCTGAGGGACGATCGGGAAATCGTGGCCCGATTCCGCGATGAAGAGCTGCGCACGCTCGGTTTGCGTACACTGCGTAAAGAGTTCCCCACCCTGCAATTTCGCGAAGCCGGTGGCGGCAGCAATCTTGAAATCCGTGCGACCTTGTCTGAACAGGAAATCAAGCAGCTGGAAGATTATGCGGTAACCCAGAACCTGACCACCTTGCGCAACCGCGTGAACGAGCTGGGGGTTGCGGAGCCCATCGTGCAGCGCCAGGGGCGCAACCGGATCGTGGTCGAGTTGCCGGGCGTACAGGATACGGCGGAAGCCAAGCGCATCATTGGTAAAACCGCGAACCTTGAATATCGCATGGAGGCCAAGTCGGACACACTGGTCACCAGCAAAGAGTACTTTGAATTCCGCGATGAGCAGGAACGCGCTGCCTACGGCGGTGCCTGGCTGGAACGTAAAATCATCATTTCCGGTGAGCGGGTAACGGACGCCCGGGTTGGCTATGACGAGAGCGGGTTCCCACAGGTGAATATCACCCTGGATTCCCGCGGTGGCGAGATGATGCATCGCGCCACCTGGAAGAACGTCGGCCGCCGGATGGGGACGCTATTCGTCGAGAGTCGCTTCACCCCGGAAAAACAGCTGGACGCGGAAGGCAACGAAGTCATCGTGCAGAAGCGCACAGATGACAAAAAGATCATCAGCCTCGCCACTGTGCAGAGCCCCCTGGGCCGCCAGTTCCGCACCACCGGGCTGGGTAGCCCGGCTGAGGCACAGGAACTGGCACTGTTGCTGCGATCGGGTGCCCTGGCTGCGCCCATGTACTTCGTGGAAGAGCGGGTGATTGGCCCGTCCCTCGGTGCGGACAATATTAAGGTCGGTGTGACCTCAGTGCAGATTGGTCTGCTCGCGGTGGTCATCTGTATGCTGGTTTTCTACCGGGTCTTCGGGCTCGCGGCGAATATCGCACTGGCGACCAACCTGGTGTTGCTGGTGGCCGTGATGTCGATTCTGGGGGCCACTCTCACCCTCCCGGGTATTGCCGGTATGGTACTGACCATCGGTATGGCGGTGGATGCCAACGTTCTGATCTTCTCGAGGATACGGGAGGAATTGCGCAACGGTCTGCCACCGCAATCTGCAATCAATGCCGGTTTTGACAACGCCTTCAGTGCGATTGTCGACGCCAATATCACCACCCTGATCGTGGCGGTTATTCTCTATGCCATCGGCTCCGGACCGGTACAGGGCTTTGCGGTGACACTGTCCATCGGCATTCTCACCTCCATGTTCAGCGCCATTATAGGCACGCGGGCATTGATCAATTTGTTCTACGGCGGCCGCCGTGTGCAGAAACTGTGGATTTAAGGGGACGGTGATGAGCACTACCAAAGAAGAAAACGGCAAGATCACCGAGTATATGGGCAAGCGCGTATACGATTTCATGCGCTGGCGCAAAGTGGCTGCGGCCATGTCGCTGATCCTGGTGATTGCCTCTATTGTCGCCCTGGCCACCAATGGCCTGAAACTGGGCCTGGACTTTACCGGCGGCACCCAGATTGAAGTCGGCTATGAAAACCCGCCGAAGATTGAAGATGTACGCAGTCAATTGGCCGAGGCTGGATTTGAAGGCGCCGCGGTGGTGCGTTTCGGCTCCGACAGCGAATTGCTGATCAAGCTTCCTCCGGAAGTTGCGGTAAAGCAGACACAGCAAAATGCCCGCGATGCCGAAGCGACCAACTCCATCGGCGACAAAGTGGTTGGGGCCTTGCGCCAGCACTCTGATGGGCGTATCGACCTGCGTCGGGTGGAAATGATGGGGCCGCAAATCGGTGAGGAACTGCGCGATGATGGCGGCCTGGGCATGTTGTTTGCGCTGGCGGTGGTGATGGCGTACGTGGCGCTGCGCTTCCAGTACAAATTTGCGGTCGGCGCCGTGGTGGCGCTGATACACGATGTGATCATCGTGCTCGGATTTTTCGCGATTCTGCGCCTGGACTTTGACCTCACGGTGCTAGCCGCGGTGCTGGCGGTGATCGGCTACTCGATCAACGACACCATCGTGGTGTACGACCGGGTGCGGGAGAACTTCCGCAAGGTGCGGCAGGCTGAGCCCGACGAAGTGATCAATATTTCCATGAGCCAGACGCTGAGCCGGACCTTCATGACCTCTTTCACCACCTTGCTGGTGCTGTGGGCCCTGCAGTTCTTTGGTGGCGAACTGATCCACAACTTCTCGCTGGCACTGATTGTGGGCGTCATCATCGGTACCTTCTCGTCCGTGTATGTGGCAGCCAACATCCTGATGGCGATGAATATCACCAAGGAAGACTTGATGCCGCCGGTGAAGGAAGGTGCGGAGCTGGATGAGATGCCCTGAAGTTTAGGCAATAAGATCAGGCACAAAAAAGGCGGGATTGATCCCGCCTTTTTTGTGCC
This Microbulbifer sp. Q7 DNA region includes the following protein-coding sequences:
- the tgt gene encoding tRNA guanosine(34) transglycosylase Tgt — translated: MSRECFMKFEVDTTDGKARRGRLRFPRGVVETPAFMPVGTYGTVKGMLPRDVEEIGAHIILGNTFHLMLRPGTEVIKAHGDLHDFMQWQGPILTDSGGFQVFSLGKMRKISEEGVSFKSPVDGSPVFVGPEESMQVQKDLGSDVVMIFDECTPYPATPDEARKSMELSLRWAKRSKDAHGDSPSALFGIVQGGMYPELRDVSLAGLTDIGFDGYAIGGLSVGEPKDEMIKVLDHLAYKMPEDKPRYLMGVGKPEDLVEGVRRGVDMFDCVMPTRNARNGHLFTFAGVVKIRNAKHRYDTGPLEEGCDCYTCENFSRSYLHHLDKCGEILGSQLNTIHNLRHYQRLMLQLREAIAEGRLEAYVASFYEGLGREVPALG
- the secD gene encoding protein translocase subunit SecD, giving the protein MNRFPLWKYLLILIITGLGLLYAAPNLYRPDPAVQVSGQSTVLKIDQNVLAEVQKALDEAGIGYFGGEVQDKSVLIRLKSIEEQLPAKRAIQEFLGHGEYVVALNLAPTTPEWLQNLGASPMKLGLDLAGGVHFLMEVDTNSIVKTNMEGYVADVKSKLRAAKARYRSVDLRDDREIVARFRDEELRTLGLRTLRKEFPTLQFREAGGGSNLEIRATLSEQEIKQLEDYAVTQNLTTLRNRVNELGVAEPIVQRQGRNRIVVELPGVQDTAEAKRIIGKTANLEYRMEAKSDTLVTSKEYFEFRDEQERAAYGGAWLERKIIISGERVTDARVGYDESGFPQVNITLDSRGGEMMHRATWKNVGRRMGTLFVESRFTPEKQLDAEGNEVIVQKRTDDKKIISLATVQSPLGRQFRTTGLGSPAEAQELALLLRSGALAAPMYFVEERVIGPSLGADNIKVGVTSVQIGLLAVVICMLVFYRVFGLAANIALATNLVLLVAVMSILGATLTLPGIAGMVLTIGMAVDANVLIFSRIREELRNGLPPQSAINAGFDNAFSAIVDANITTLIVAVILYAIGSGPVQGFAVTLSIGILTSMFSAIIGTRALINLFYGGRRVQKLWI
- the secF gene encoding protein translocase subunit SecF — encoded protein: MSTTKEENGKITEYMGKRVYDFMRWRKVAAAMSLILVIASIVALATNGLKLGLDFTGGTQIEVGYENPPKIEDVRSQLAEAGFEGAAVVRFGSDSELLIKLPPEVAVKQTQQNARDAEATNSIGDKVVGALRQHSDGRIDLRRVEMMGPQIGEELRDDGGLGMLFALAVVMAYVALRFQYKFAVGAVVALIHDVIIVLGFFAILRLDFDLTVLAAVLAVIGYSINDTIVVYDRVRENFRKVRQAEPDEVINISMSQTLSRTFMTSFTTLLVLWALQFFGGELIHNFSLALIVGVIIGTFSSVYVAANILMAMNITKEDLMPPVKEGAELDEMP